One window of the Sciurus carolinensis chromosome 8, mSciCar1.2, whole genome shotgun sequence genome contains the following:
- the LOC124991536 gene encoding LOW QUALITY PROTEIN: uncharacterized protein LOC124991536 (The sequence of the model RefSeq protein was modified relative to this genomic sequence to represent the inferred CDS: inserted 1 base in 1 codon) produces the protein MCWPGRPRPATTTRASWRHRGRPVQPWEGLGLPRAGHSDLGHPVLRDPAQEIPGDSRSLDAVHPKAQSRQPAGPAPDPGGRASDARPALGVASALSQVPAKELDRFVQDHLTPSPQFQEQVKRAIDATLRCLRETCAYKPSRVIKVAAQNEGQAAHTSLPPAYALELLTIFAWEQGSNSHSFNMAQGLRTVLGLVQQYQDLCVYWTDYYGIEDPALRTHLLGQLRKPRPLILDPADPTWNVGQGSWEPLAQSAAALETQACLMVGTGHLCSPGDVLVNKAVNTICSFLRENCFQNSPIKVLKVVKGGSSAKGTALRGRSDADLVVFLSCFQQFSEQGNKRAEIISEIRAQLEACQQKQQFEVKFEISKWENPRVLSFSLTSQTMLDHSVNFDVLPAFDALGQLAAGSRPSPQVYADLIRSCHSAGEFSTCFTELQRDFVVSRPTKLKSLIRLVKHWYRQLQGHKTPKGKGPLPPQHGLELLTVYAWEQGSRDPQFSMAEGFRTVLELIRQYRQLRVYWTVNYGAEDGTVGDFLRLQLQRPRPIILDPADPTGNLGHSARWDLLAKEAEACASALCCVDGDGRAVRPWPVRVRTGGAPGGGGCPRPVSPASGSQRPLLCPPSPHCEVRRRWPRRAADVDSGRARPPPAPRRPAAGIPASWTRALASRPCGRGSGGPGATRDVCLAAAQRPRVAVHGVLRGGARGRPRPALPRMPSSPASARDPAQHAGGWEEPPGPSGGSPLSRPPSRSSPPGAQRGRGLPPNLEKGATALPLRRGNRRRGGGRAGRGARVSVPRAARPPGRSRRPPSPFPGGRAGLGWSPRPPPGGRQRAMGNWESQVSSVPAGQLGSFVQSHLRPPEDCLWRVAQTLAAVRAALLEGDTFPVVRGVATGGSYGRGTVLKGHSDGTLVLFLDHLARFQDQKTIQKELLTIIEGQLKARLCARGLTEGCEILAVGGGLAIEVLAGPQTVSFEVLLAFDALGFGENPSPWVYRDLXRSMDETAACPGEFAVCFTELQESFFGEYPRKLKDLMLLMKCWYQQCQKRWGAPSSRPLYALELLAAYAWEQGCGAPDFDLAQGLRAVLRLIQQQHQLCVYWTVNYDFEDETVRSVLLHQLGSQRPVILDPVDPTNDVSGHIPWPRLKEEAELWLSSPKLGGEAPGHSWNVLPAPLFMTPGHLLDKFIKDFLQPSKDVLDQLGSAVDDICTFLQNDCFRHTATKVQRVVQGGSAAKGTALKNGSDADLVVFPSTIRSYASQRKERCRIIREIRKQLEAWQQEKKFEVTFKISKWKAPRVLSFSLKSKNVSESMDFNVLPAFDALGQLPSGSRPRPEVYAELMDLYSSSDLPGGEFSACFTELQRDFIHCRPAKLKGLIRLVKHWYAQCERKTTSKGSLPPKYALELLTVHAWEQGSGAESFSTAQGFRTVLELVTKYQQLCIFWTVNYDFEDEAMRAFLLTQIQKPRPVILDPAEPTGDVGGGNRWCWHFLAKEAKQWLSSPCFRDGTGNPVQPWKVPARVL, from the exons ATGTGCTGGCCCGGGAGGCCCAGACCTGCTACCACCACCCGTGCTTCCTGGAGGCATCGGGGGAGGCCCGTGCAGCCCTGGGAGGGGCTG GGCCTTCCACGTGCTGGGCACTCAGATTTGGGACACCCCGTCCTGCGAGACCCTGCCCAAGAAATCCCTGGGGACAGCAGGAGCCTCGACGCCGTGCATCCAAAGGCCCAGAGCAGGCAGCCCGCAGGTCCAGCCCCGGACCCCGGCGGAAGGGCCAGCGACGCCCGGCCCGCACTGGGCGTGGCCTCGGCTCTGTCTCAGGTGCCGGCCAAGGAGCTGGACCGCTTCGTCCAGGACCACTTGACGCCCAGCCCCCAGTTCCAGGAGCAGGTGAAGAGGGCCATCGACGCCACCCTGCGCTGCCTGCGCGAGACCTGCGCCTACAAGCCCTCCAGAGTCATCAAG GTTGCAGCTCAGAATGAAGGACAGGCAGCCCATACCTCTCTGCCTCCAGCCTACGCCCTGGAGCTGCTGACCATCTTCGCCTGGGAGCAGGGCTCTAACAGTCACAGTTTCAACATGGCCCAGGGCCTGCGGACTGTCCTGGGGCTTGTGCAGCAATATCAGGACCTTTGTGTGTACTGGACAGACTACTATGGCATCGAGGACCCAGCTCTGAGAACACACCTTCTTGGCCAGCTTAGGAAACCCAG GCCTCTAATCCTGGATCCTGCTGACCCCACCTGGAACGTGGGCCAGGGCAGCTGGGAGCCTTTGGCCCAGAGCGCGGCAGCCCTGGAGACCCAGGCCTGCCTTATGGTGGGGACGGGACACCTGTGCAGCCCTGGGGACGTGCTG GTGAACAAGGCCGTCAACACCATCTGCTCGTTCCTGCGGGAGAACTGCTTCCAGAATTCTCCCATCAAAGTGCTCAAGGTGGTCAAG GGTGGCTCTTCAGCCAAAGGCACCGCCCTGCGAGGCCGCTCAGACGCCGACCTGGTGGTGTTCCTCAGCTGCTTCCAGCAGTTTTCGGAGCAGGGGAATAAGCGGGCTGAGATCATCTCCGAGATCCGGGCCCAGCTGGAGGCCTGTCAGCAGAAGCAGCAGTTCGAAGTCAAGTTTGAAATCTCCAAGTGGGAGAATCCCCGTGTGCTGAGCTTCTCCTTGACGTCCCAGACGATGCTGGACCACAGTGTGAACTTCGATGTGCTGCCGGCCTTTGATGCGCTAG GCCAGCTGGCCGcgggctccaggcccagcccgCAGGTCTACGCGGACCTCATCCGCAGCTGCCACAGCGCGGGCGAGTTCTCCACCTGCTTCACGGAGCTGCAGCGCGACTTCGTGGTGTCGCGCCCCACCAAGCTGAAGAGCCTGATCCGGCTGGTGAAGCACTGGTACCGGCAGCTGCAG GGCCACAAGACGCCCAAGGGGAAGGGCCCCCTGCCCCCCCAGCACGGGCTGGAGCTGCTGACCGTGTACGCGTGGGAGCAGGGCAGCCGGGACCCCCAGTTCAGCATGGCCGAGGGCTTCCGCACGGTCCTGGAGCTCATCAGACAGTACCGCCAGCTCCGCGTCTACTGGACCGTCAACTACGGTGCCGAGGACGGGACCGTGGGGGACTTCCTGCGGCTGCAGCTTCAGAGGCCCAG ACCCATCATCCTGGATCCAGCGGACCCGACGGGCAACCTGGGCCACAGCGCCCGCTGGGACCTGCTGGCCAAGGAAGCCGAGGCGTGCGCGTCCGCCCTGTGCTGCGTGGACGGGGACGGCCGCGCCGTGCGGCCATGGCCAGTACGGGTGAGGACGGGTGGAGCGCCTGGGGGAGGCGGGTGTCCCCGCCCCGTGTCCCCGGCCTCGGGCAGCCAGCgtcccctgctctgccctcccagCCCGCACTGTGAAGTCCGGCGGCGGTGGCCCCGCAGGGCGGCAGACGTGGACTCCGGAAGAGCCAGGCCTCCGCCTGCTCCCCGCCGCCCCGCCGCGGGCATCCCTGCCTCCTGGACCCGTGCGCTGGCGTCCCGGCCCTGCGGAAGGGGCAGCGGCGGCCCCGGGGCGACGAGGGACGTCTGCCTGGCTGCGGCCCAGCGCCCGCGCGTGGCCGTCCATGGGGTCCTTCGGGGAGGAGCTCGAGGGAGGCCCCGGCCCGCCCTGCCCCGGATGCCCAGCAGCCCGGCCTCTGCCCGAGACCCTGCCCAGCACGCGGGGGGCTGGGAGGAGCCGCCGGGACCCTCAGGGGGCAGCCCGCTGTCCAGGCCGCCCTCTCGCTCCTCCCCGCCGGGTGCCCAGCGTGGGCGTGG GCTCCCGCCGAACCTGGAGAAAGGCGCCACCGCGCTCCCGCTGCGCAGGGGGAATCGGAGACGGGGCGGGGGTCGGGCCGGTCGTGGCGCCAGAGTTTCGGTTCCGCGGGCGGCGCGGCCTCCGGGGCGGAGCCGCCGGCCTCCCTCTCCATTTCCGGGCGGACGCGCAGGGCTGGGCTGGTCTCCGCGCCCACCACCCGGCGGCCGGCAGCGAGCTATGGGCAACTGGGAGTCGCAGGTGTCCTCCGTGCCCGCCGGGCAGCTGGGCAGCTTCGTCCAGAGCCACCTGAGGCCCCCCGAGGACTGCCTGTGGCGCGTGGCGCAGACCCTGGCGGCCGTGCGCGCCGCGCTGCTGGAGGGCGACACCTTCCCGGTGGTGCGCGGCGTGGCCACG GGTGGCTCCTATGGACGGGGCACAGTCTTGAAAGGCCACTCGGATGGCACCCTCGTCCTGTTCCTCGATCACCTGGCACGATTCCAGGATCAGAAGACGATCCAAAAGGAGCTGCTCACGATCATCGAGGGGCAGCTGAAGGCCCGACTGTGCGCCCGCGGGCTGACCGAGGGGTGCGAGATCCTGGCCGTGGGAGGCGGGCTGGCCATCGAGGTGCTGGCCGGGCCGCAGACCGTGTCCTTCGAGGTGCTGCTGGCCTTCGACGCTCTGG GCTTCGGGGAGAATCCCAGCCCCTGGGTCTACAGAGATC AAAGATCCATGGATGAGACGGCAGCCTGCCCCGGGGAGTTCGCGGTCTGCTTCACGGAGCTCCAGGAGAGCTTCTTCGGCGAGTACCCCAGAAAGCTGAAGGACCTGATGCTCCTGATGAAGTGCTGGTACCAGCAG TGCCAGAAAAGGTGGGGGGCTCCCTCCTCCCGGCCCCTGTACGCCCTGGAGCTCCTGGCCGCCTACGCCTGGGAGCAGGGCTGCGGCGCCCCGGACTTCGACCTGGCCCAGGGCCTCAGGGCCGTCTTGCGGCTGATCCAGCAGCAGCACCAACTCTGCGTCTACTGGACGGTCAACTACGACTTCGAGGACGAGACGGTCAGGAGCGTCCTCCTGCACCAGCTCGGATCCCAGAG GCCGGTGATCCTGGACCCAGTGGACCCCACCAACGACGTGAGCGGACACATCCCCTGGCCGCGTCTGAAAGAGGAGGCCGAGCTCTGGCTGTCTTCTCCCAAGCTGGGCGGCGAGGCCCCGGGGCACTCCTGGAATGTTCTG CCCGCCCCGCTCTTCATGACCCCCGGCCACCTTCTGGACAAGTTCATCAAGGACTTTCTCCAGCCCAGCAAAGATGTCCTGGATCAGCTTGGCAGTGCGGTTGACGACATCTGTACGTTCCTCCAAAACGACTGCTTTCGACACACAGCCACCAAGGTCCAGAGGGTGGTGCAG GGGGGATCAGCCGCCAAAGGCACGGCCCTGAAGAACGGCTCCGACGCGGACCTCGTCGTGTTCCCCAGCACCATCCGGAGCTACGCCTCCCAGAGGAAGGAGCGGTGCAGGATCATCCGGGAGATCCGAAAGCAGCTGGAGGCCTGGCAGCAGGAGAAAAAGTTTGAAGTGACCTTCAAGATTTCCAAATGGAAGGCCCCCAGGGTGCTGAGCTTCTCTCTGAAATCCAAAAACGTCAGCGAAAGCATGGACTTTAATGTGCTGCCCGCCTTTGACGCACTAG GTCAACTGCCTTCCGGCTCCAGGCCCAGACCCGAGGTCTACGCGGAACTCATGGATCTGTACAGCTCCTCCGATCTCCCGGGTGGCGAGTTTTCTGCCTGTTTCACGGAGCTGCAGCGTGACTTCATCCACTGCCGGCCGGCCAAGCTGAAGGGCCTGATCCGCCTGGTGAAGCACTGGTACGCACAG TGTGAAAGGAAGACGACCTCGAAGGGCTCCCTGCCCCCCAAGTACGCCCTGGAGCTGCTCACCGTCCACGCCTGGGAGCAGGGCAGCGGGGCGGAGAGCTTCAGCACCGCCCAGGGCTTCCGGACGGTCCTGGAGCTGGTCACAAAATACCAGCAGCTCTGCATCTTTTGGACTGTCAATTACGACTTCGAAGACGAGGCGATGCGGGCCTTCCTCCTGACCCAGATCCAGAAACCCAG GCCTGTGATCTTGGACCCAGCGGAACCCACTGGTGACGTAGGTGGCGGGAACCGTTGGTGCTGGCATTTTCTGGCAAAAGAAGCCAAACAGTGGCTGTCCTCACCGTGCTTCAGAGATGGGACGGGAAACCCTGTGCAGCCGTGGAAAGTGCCAGCCAGGGTGCTCTGA